Sequence from the [Bacteroides] pectinophilus genome:
TCTACCGTAAAGTTTAAGTCCTTATCAAATACAATATGTCCTCTTCTGTGGCTCCAACAGCCTACATTCACTGCCACACCAATCGCAGATGGATGACGTGCGGTATTCTCAATATTAACTCCCATGACAGAGTAATTGCCACCCATACCCTGCGGTCCAAGGCCAATGGAATTAATACCATCTTCCAACAATTTCTCCATTTTAGCAGCGTTGGCATTATCGTTGTGAGAACCTACCGGGCGCATCAGTGCCTTTTTCGAGTTTAATGCTGCTGTTTCCACGGAAGTACCGACGCCGACACCAACTAAAAGTGGAGGACATGCATTCAATCCGTAAGTTGTCATGCGGTCTAATACAAACTTGGTCACTCCCTCATAGCCTTCACCCGGCATTAAAACGGTAGCATTTCCCGGAAGCGTGCATCCGCCACCTGCCATGTAAGTATAGATTTCACACTGGTCGGAGTTCGGAACGATGTCCCACCATACGGTAGGAGTTCCTTTTCCTACATTTTTACCGGTATTGTACTCATCAAAAGTTTCTACTGAGTTGTGACGAAGCGGTGTCTGAACCGTAGCCTGAATGACTGCTTCTTTCAGCAATGCTTCAAGGTCATCAATGAAAGGGAATCTCGTACCACATTTTACCCAGAACTGTAATACACCGGTGTCCTGGCAGGACGGGCGGTTTAATTTCAATGCCAGCTCCTGATTGCGGAACATGGTGTCATAGATGACCTTTGTCATAGGAGTGTCCTCTTTGTCTCTCATCTCCTGCAATTTTGCAATTACATCATCCGGCAGTTTCTTTGCGGTAAATCCTACGAACTGCGCCATAATATCAGTCAGTTTCTTTACTTGTGCTTCATTTGACATATCTTTTTCCTCCAGATTTTTAATCATTTATTAAAAGTGAAATTTTATTGTGGTAAACATTTCACCCTACGGGTAAAATGGGAATGCGATTGGTAAAATTATCATGCTGACCACGGTTGCAATGACGATTAACGGCATTCCGCATTTTACATAATCCATAAATTTATAGTTGCCGGCTCCGACTACCATCGTATTGGCAGGCATTCCGATTGGAGTTGCGTAAGCACAGGAACCTCCGATAACACATGCCATCAGAACCGCTCTCGGGTCTGCTCCCATACCCTGAGCAATGGAAACACAAATCGGTGCCATCAGGGCTGTGGTAGCTGTATTTGACATAAAGTTCGTCATGATACAGCATAAAATAAATACTACAAAGGTAAATAATACCGGGGAAGGATTTTCTCCCAACGCTCCAATCGCCTTGTCTGCAATCAGCTCTCCGGCTCCTGTAACTTCAAGTGCCTTTGCCAGGGAAAGCGTACCGCCAAACAGGAAAATGGTCTTTAAATCAATGGATTTTAACGCTTCTTTTTCGGAAATAACTCCGGTGACCATTAATAAAATAGCTCCCACGCAGCCTGTGATACAAAGTTTTACACCAATCTGTTCTTCAAAAATCATTCCAATCAAAGTAACAATCAGAATCACCAGAGATAATACTTTTTTCCACTTTGGAACATTACTGAAATCCCGTGATTCATCAAAAATAGAATCATCTGCATCCGTTGTGTCATGATGTGGTAAAATTTTAAATCCGATCGTAGCATAAAATAGAATACCAACAATCAGAATCGGCAGACCAACAATCGCATACTCGAAAAAGCCAAATTTCAGTCCCAATGGTTCAAGTGCAGATTGTGCGATCATATTGCCGGGCGCACCAATCAGGGAAAGATTTCCTCCCATCGCTGCTGCAAATACTAACGGCATTAAAAGTCTTGAACGCTTATACCCTGACTTCGCTGCTATTCCAATTACAACCGGAATAAGAACTGCTGCCGTACCGGTGTTAGAAAGAAAACCGCTCATAACTCCCACAATTACCATGATTGCGATAATCAGACTGCGTTCTGTTTTTGCAAATTTTGTTACCAGACTTCCAATCTCATTTGCCATACCGGTTTCAAACAATGCCCCGCCTACAATGAACATGGCAACAAACAGAATCACGTTACTGTTAATAAATCCATTGAAAGCATCACTTACGCTCAACACACCGGTAATTACAAGACCAACACAGACAATCATGGATGTCAGACCGAGCGGAATCTTCTCTGTAACAAACATGATAATGGCAAATGCCAGAAATATTAATGTAATTACTGTCGGGCTCATAGAAAACCTCCTTTTTCTCTTTTTTCTCGTTTTAAAAAGTGACATGGCCTTGTCGTTTTCCTTTTGTAAACACAGCATATCGCATTTTCAGTATAATGTACATTTCATATACTTGACATCAGCATAGCTTTTCCCTATACTGAAATTATAATATAAATTTTCTGTACAATGACGGAGGGTTCTATGACACTGACACAATTAGAATACTTTTGTATGGTATGCCGCTACCATAGTATTACCCGCGCGGCTGAGGCGCTCTACGTCTCCCAGCCTACGATCTCCACTTCGATCCGAGATCTAGAAAAAGAGTTTCATCTGAAATTTTTTAACCATGGAAAGAACAGAATTTCCCTCACCAAAGACGGTGAGACTTTTTATCAGAAAGCAGAATTTATTCTAAAACAGACGCAGGAACTGTACACCGACTTTTCAAATATTGAAAAAAAGCGGCACCCGCTGCGGATCGGTATTCCTCCTATGATCAGCACGGTATTTTTTCCGCGGGTGACCGACCAGTTTCAGGAGCAGTATAATATTCCCATTCAACTTTTAGAATATGGCTCCCTCCGCGCCCGTACTTTAGTCGACAGTGAACAGTTAGATATTGCCATGGCAAATATGGATTTTTATAATCTGGATAAATATAACAGTTATGTCATGATGGAAGACAGATATGTCTACTGTGTTTCCAAGACGCACCGGTATGCCGGTGAAAAAGAAATTACAATTGATATGTTAAAAGATGAGCCCATTATCTTATTCAATACGGACTCTGTTCAGACCCAGACAATCGTCACCCGTCTGCGCAGTGCCGGGATCACACCAAATGTCCACATGTACTGCAGCCAGCTCGTTACTGTTCTTAATTTTGTCCGGGGTGGTAAATGTGGTGCTTTTTTATATTCCTCTCTTGCTACCAATCCCCGTGATTTTGTTGCGATTCCGGTTTTCCCGGAAATCACCAGTAAATTTGGTATCATCTGGAAAAAGGGAGTTTTTGTGCCGGATCAGTTAACTAAATTTGTAAAGTTTATTCAGGAGTACGATGTTACCCCTTATTTACCGAAACTTTAATCTGATCAGCCGTTTCTCAGAAGACATTGATCTGATTCTTGACTGGCGTGTACTGGGTTATGGAAAACTTGAACCCTGGGAAAACCAATCCAACACAAAACAGGATGCATTTAATAAAGAAGCTAATAACAGGGCTGAGATTTTTCTTACAGAACAGTTCTGTCCTACCATAAAAAGGAACTGTCATTAGAACTGGGGTGTGACGCTAATATTTACATAGAGGAGAATGACAAACAGCCTGTTATTTTCGCTTATCCAAATCTGTTCACAAATCCTTCTACCCTACAAGTAATCCGCCTGGAAATCGGAGCATTAGCAGCCTGGACACCTGCTAAGATTGCAAGCATTGAACCGTATACAGCTGTATACTACCCAAAAATCTTTGAGCAGAAAAATACTGAAATTCTTACCGTTTCACCAGAGCGTACCTTTTGGGGTTAAAGTGCTATGTAAATTTGTTATTAAATTGTGCGTGTCAGATAAACCTAAATTTGTTAATTAGAATTGCTCTCAAAGCAATAATTATCTTAACATTCCCCAAATACACTCCAGTAATGTTAGTGCAAGGATAATGTTAATAACTCCCCACTCATTATGTCCGTAGATTCTGACATATTCCTTTATAAGTTCTTTTACCTTGGTGCATTTTGGTACAACAAATGTTCCCAGGGACTGCTTATACTCAATCTCCTTTTTTCGCTTTTCGGCTTCTTTCAGCGTGGTATAGCCTTCCGACTTCTGGTGCTCCGTGCCATCTGCATCATTTACACGGTAGACAACACTGTATGATTTTTTTCGCTTCCTTATATAAGCCATATTATCCAGCTCCTTCCTGGTATTCTTTCAGCCATTGCAGAAATTCTTTGCGGTTTATTCTCAGAACTTTCCCGGCTCCAACACATGAAAAGCGTTCCATCTGCATCCATTTTGTGATTGTTCCGCTTGTAACTCCTGCAAGAGCCGCTGCCTCTGATCGGGAAATATATTCTTTTGTCTCCATACTCTCCTGATTATCCTGCTTTACTTGCTCCGACTTCTTCACAACCTGATATACACTCTGCGCATTCAGAAAATGCTGAAAACTCTTTTTTGAAATCCACTTCTTATCCTCAAACACCTGAATTTCAAAACAGTCCTTAAATCTGCTTGCCCTGGTGATTACAGACATCTTCTCCTTCGTAATTCCAAGAAGTGCTGCCGCTTCGTGCAATGGAATAAAATCTGCCTGCAGATCCGTGATCGTAGGCATCTTTCCTACTTTCTGATACATGATCTGATTCTCATACCATTTTTCAAATACCTCAATGGGAATTCTCTTTGTAAAATCTACCGTAAAAGTCTCCAGTTTTTCTTCACGCCATATCTCATACAGGTTTGAAGAATGGATTCCAAGAAGATTTGCCGCATCACGAAAAGAATAAGATTTCTTTGTCAGTTCAGCTCCCGGATCTTCGCCATTCACTTTTTTATGTTTTACCTGGTTTACATACCATTTTTCAAAACTCTCCAGATCAACACGCATCTGGCCATTGATGATCTCCGTCTTGAAAAAATTCCTGTGTACCAGCCAGTAGCTCTCTGTCTTTTTGATTCCCAGAAGTTTCCGCATCTCCGGAACAGACATTGTTTTCTTCTTTGCCAGCTTTCCGGATGCCATATTTTCTTCCATCTCCATCTCTTTTCTTATATTATCTGCACCTGTAAGATTATCCATAGCTTTGAATTTCTCCTTTTCCTGTCCTTTCCTCAATATACCATGATTCCTGTTAAATCTTTAGAACGTCAGCGACGTTCACAGACACCTACATGTCATGCTTCTGATCCAGCCATTCGTCAAAACTCTTCTTTGAAATACGGTATTTGTTTCCAATCTGGATCCAGCGGAATTCATTTTTCTTCAACAGCTCATATACAGTCGGTCTGCTGATTCCAAGCATTTCCTGTACTTCCTTTACGGTATAGCATCTTTTTTCTGCAATATTCTCTGCTGTCATTCCCATTATGCAATCCCTCCCGGCTGTCCATCCATGAATCTCTTTACCTGCTTTTTCATACGGACTTTTATTTTCTGCATCTGCTGTCTCGCTGATTCATAGGTAATTCCCTGATCCTCTGCAATATCCGAAATTGTCTTTTCTTTCAGCAGATACTTGGTAAATGTCTCCTTTTCTGTGCCAAGAATCCCAAGCTGACTGTTAAACAGGTTATAGTCTTTCCTCATATCCCTGAGAATGTATGCATCCCTGATATATACTTCTGCCTGGTCTACTCCGTCCAGTGCGTTACCTGAAAAATCACAGTTGATCAGCGCTTCCCTTGTAATAACATTGTTGATTGCTTTTCTTGCGGTGGGATTACTGGTCATTCCTCCTGTCTGTACTCTTACTCCAAGATCTCCAGCTGACTGCCGGCGGCTGCTTTCCTTTTCACATTCAATCATGTAACGCAGCCCGTCTGTATATCCGTCCACGATGCCAATGAATTTTGTATAGTTTTTGATAATGATATCTATGCGCTTCTCTGATGTAGCTCCTGTATATACTCTGATAAGGTTCTTTTGCCTGCCATAATGCCATTCCGGTTTTTACACCATATCTCTTGGCCGTATAATCAGCGGTCAGCACAATTCCATGTCTCGCCTCAGGATCACCTCCTACTGCTACAGGCTTTCCCCGAAGCTCCGGATGATGCAGAAGCTCTACTGATGCATAAAAACAGTTACAATCACTATGCAGTATTGTCCGGTTCACTGAATCACCTTCTTTCCTGCTGCCGGATGATATGCCATCCGTCTACATGGCATAATATAATACTTTTTATATTGCTATTCAACGATAATTTATTGCATATTATCAATACAGTTGATATTGTGTATTGATTTTTAGGGATTCTTATGCTAATCTTGATATATCCCAATAGGGAGATCATACCTGATATGATTACTTAGAAAGGCATAATACTATGAAAGATTTAGGAAAGACCATTGCTAAATACAGAAAAGAACATAAGCTGAACCAGAGCCAGCTTGCAAAAGAACTGGAAAACTATGACATCTATGTAAAGCAGAATTCAATCAGCGCCTGGGAGCTTGGCACAGCAACACCAAATGCCAGACAATTTCTCGCCTTATGTGAAATTCTTGAAATATACGATATCTATACGGATTTTATTGGTCAAAGTCCCCTTAACCCATTCCGAAACCTGAATGAAACGGGAATGAACAAGGTTCTTGAATATATCAGAGATCTGGAAAGCACCGGCAACTATAAACCGGCAGATATCATTCCTATTCACGTGATCCAGGAAAGAAAAGTATTTTACAATACAGTTTCTGCCGGTACCGGCTCTTTCCTCGATAGCGATGAATATGAGATGATTTCCTCTCCTGATATTCCGGAAGCCGCAACCTTCGGTGTATATGTAGATGGTGACAGTATGGAGCCTAGATATCATAATAAGGATCTCATCTGGATTGAACAGACAGCATGCCTTGATGATGGCGAAATAGGTATTTTCTATCTTGATGGAAACGCATATGTGAAGAAATTTCAGAATAACAGACTCGGAACCTATCTCATATCACTGAATAAAAAATATGATCCAATCCCGGTTACAGAGAATAGTTCCTTCAAAATATTCGGCCGTGTTCTTTCATAAGTCCTTTTTTGGGGACACTTAAAACTGTAGTATTATTATAGCGGAACAGACCTGAACAATTCTTAATTTGGAGGTGCATATATATGAATACTGATATGGATATAGACATAAACACCATGACAGACACAATTACTTACAAACTTGTTGAAGCAAGGGCAGATCTTGGCATTACCCAGAAAGAACTTGCATCAGCAACCGGCATCAGCCTGAAAACTATTGCCAATATCGAGTCAAAACAGCATATTCCTTCTCTGCTATACGCCATGAGAATTGCAGATTTTTTTCACAAACCGGTAACAAGCCTGTTCTGCTATCATCCTGGTGTTCAGCAGACTCCCTCTAAAGGAGATGATCTGAATGAATAATAAAAAAATGTTAGATTTCCAGACAATCGCTGTTGATTTTGATGGCACTCTCTGCTACAGCAAATGGCCGGAGCTTGGTCAGCCAAACCAGGCACTGATCGAATATCTCCAGGAATGGAAACGCAATGGCAACAAACTCATTCTCTGGACCTGCCGCGCCGGTGAAGCTCTGTCGAATGCTGTCGAATGATGCCGGGAACAGAATCTTGAATTTGATGCAGTTAATGACAATCTTCCGGAAAACGCAAAGGCATAGAACCCGTAATGGGACTATGCCTTTGTGCTTATTCTGGCATTCATTTTTAGTTAGTGCGGGTTATTTACCTAATACAGTTCTTCTCATAATAAAAATCTGTTAGTTAAACTTTTTCAAATTTTGCTACTTCATCCGATAAATCTTCCGAAAGGTTCTTATTTTCGTCCGCCTGCACTGTAATTGCTGAAATTGCTGTTACAAGTTGTGATATCTCTTGTGCTACGTTTGTAACACCTTTTGCAGATTCTTCAATTGCTATAGAAATGTTATTGATACCTTCATTCATATCATTCATTGTACCTAAGCTATCTTTTGACTTAACTGCAAACTCGTTAAATGTATTACTTGCCTGATCAGAATCAGCATCATAATTTCCAATAATTTTTACAAAGTTGTCATAATCAAGTGCTACCTTTTCATCTACAAAACGAATCATTTCCGTTGCATTTCCAGACAGATTGTTTACTGCCTCAATAACTTTTCCACTGATTTCCTGAATATTGTTTGCTGTATCACGTGAACTATCTGCAAGCTGTCTGATTTCATCTGCAACAACGGCAAAGCCCCTGCCTGCTTCCCCTGCTCTTGCTGCTTCAATCGATGCATTAAGTGCTAGAAGATTTGTCTGTGCTGCGATATTTAAGATATTTTCTGTAAGTTTTGCAATTTCATTTACAGACTTAGATGCTTCTACTGCCTCCGCGACATCCTTTTGAATGCCATCAAATGTTTCTACTGTTTTTTCTTTTGATGCAATCGCTTCTTTATAGCTATTTTCTGCAGTAAGCTTCACTTCATGCATCTTCATTGCAGAGTTCTTAGCATCCTCATTCATGCCTTCCATTTTCTTTAGCAGATTATTACATCCTTGGGCTAAATCATATAGAGAAGCAGATACCTCTTCCATGGATGCTGCAAGTTCTTCCGATGTTGCACTCACATTGGATGCATTCATATTTGAAGATTCCGCCTCATTTTGTACAAGATAGGAAGATTCTTTCATATCTTTTGATACACTCTGAATCTTTACCATAAGATTTTGTAATGTTTCAATAAAATGGTTGACACCATTTGCAAGCTGACCAATTTCATCACTGGTTTCATCAAATACTCTTAACGTAAGATTACCCTGTCCTGATTCTATACCTAAAATGATATCATCCAAATCATTCTTTGCTCTTTTTGCCGGACGAACAATGGACTTATTAATAACAATCGAAAGAAGTACGATTACAATAATATCAGCTACCACAAGTGCAAGATCAAAAATGATGCTTCCATTTATTCTGTAGTTGATATGTCTGATGGCTTCTGCCACTTCTCCTTTTGCTGTTTCAAAAACCGCGGTATCATTATTTTCCACTGCTTCTTCATATTGTTCAAACTGTTCTATAAGCACATCATTCTTTCCTCGAATAGCTTGTAATGCCATTAAATTCAAGGCTGTAATCAAAACTGCAAAAAAGCCTACAGACACTAACATTGTTACTAACTTTTTTCCCAAGTTCTTTCTCTTTTTCATGTATATTTTCCTTCTTTCTGCGAAAAGCACCAATGCGTTATGTTTTGGAATTTTTTAGCATCATTCTACCCCACCCCACAAAATTTTGTCAATACTTTATTCTCTTGATAGAAAATTTTAATCTTTACTCTGATGAGGATGGCGTGAAACACATCCGTATCAAAGCCAGACCTAATAAATGGCATGAGAATGACTGCCCTTTCTGTCACAAGTCATGTCCTGCTTATGACAAACATTCCAGCAGACCAACCACTT
This genomic interval carries:
- a CDS encoding LysR family transcriptional regulator, producing the protein MTLTQLEYFCMVCRYHSITRAAEALYVSQPTISTSIRDLEKEFHLKFFNHGKNRISLTKDGETFYQKAEFILKQTQELYTDFSNIEKKRHPLRIGIPPMISTVFFPRVTDQFQEQYNIPIQLLEYGSLRARTLVDSEQLDIAMANMDFYNLDKYNSYVMMEDRYVYCVSKTHRYAGEKEITIDMLKDEPIILFNTDSVQTQTIVTRLRSAGITPNVHMYCSQLVTVLNFVRGGKCGAFLYSSLATNPRDFVAIPVFPEITSKFGIIWKKGVFVPDQLTKFVKFIQEYDVTPYLPKL
- a CDS encoding helix-turn-helix domain-containing protein; this encodes MDNLTGADNIRKEMEMEENMASGKLAKKKTMSVPEMRKLLGIKKTESYWLVHRNFFKTEIINGQMRVDLESFEKWYVNQVKHKKVNGEDPGAELTKKSYSFRDAANLLGIHSSNLYEIWREEKLETFTVDFTKRIPIEVFEKWYENQIMYQKVGKMPTITDLQADFIPLHEAAALLGITKEKMSVITRASRFKDCFEIQVFEDKKWISKKSFQHFLNAQSVYQVVKKSEQVKQDNQESMETKEYISRSEAAALAGVTSGTITKWMQMERFSCVGAGKVLRINRKEFLQWLKEYQEGAG
- a CDS encoding nucleotidyl transferase AbiEii/AbiGii toxin family protein, giving the protein MLPLIYRNFNLISRFSEDIDLILDWRVLGYGKLEPWENQSNTKQDAFNKEANNRAEIFLTEQFCPTIKRNCH
- a CDS encoding XRE family transcriptional regulator, encoding MKDLGKTIAKYRKEHKLNQSQLAKELENYDIYVKQNSISAWELGTATPNARQFLALCEILEIYDIYTDFIGQSPLNPFRNLNETGMNKVLEYIRDLESTGNYKPADIIPIHVIQERKVFYNTVSAGTGSFLDSDEYEMISSPDIPEAATFGVYVDGDSMEPRYHNKDLIWIEQTACLDDGEIGIFYLDGNAYVKKFQNNRLGTYLISLNKKYDPIPVTENSSFKIFGRVLS
- a CDS encoding methyl-accepting chemotaxis protein, which gives rise to MKKRKNLGKKLVTMLVSVGFFAVLITALNLMALQAIRGKNDVLIEQFEQYEEAVENNDTAVFETAKGEVAEAIRHINYRINGSIIFDLALVVADIIVIVLLSIVINKSIVRPAKRAKNDLDDIILGIESGQGNLTLRVFDETSDEIGQLANGVNHFIETLQNLMVKIQSVSKDMKESSYLVQNEAESSNMNASNVSATSEELAASMEEVSASLYDLAQGCNNLLKKMEGMNEDAKNSAMKMHEVKLTAENSYKEAIASKEKTVETFDGIQKDVAEAVEASKSVNEIAKLTENILNIAAQTNLLALNASIEAARAGEAGRGFAVVADEIRQLADSSRDTANNIQEISGKVIEAVNNLSGNATEMIRFVDEKVALDYDNFVKIIGNYDADSDQASNTFNEFAVKSKDSLGTMNDMNEGINNISIAIEESAKGVTNVAQEISQLVTAISAITVQADENKNLSEDLSDEVAKFEKV
- a CDS encoding SLC13 family permease, which encodes MSPTVITLIFLAFAIIMFVTEKIPLGLTSMIVCVGLVITGVLSVSDAFNGFINSNVILFVAMFIVGGALFETGMANEIGSLVTKFAKTERSLIIAIMVIVGVMSGFLSNTGTAAVLIPVVIGIAAKSGYKRSRLLMPLVFAAAMGGNLSLIGAPGNMIAQSALEPLGLKFGFFEYAIVGLPILIVGILFYATIGFKILPHHDTTDADDSIFDESRDFSNVPKWKKVLSLVILIVTLIGMIFEEQIGVKLCITGCVGAILLMVTGVISEKEALKSIDLKTIFLFGGTLSLAKALEVTGAGELIADKAIGALGENPSPVLFTFVVFILCCIMTNFMSNTATTALMAPICVSIAQGMGADPRAVLMACVIGGSCAYATPIGMPANTMVVGAGNYKFMDYVKCGMPLIVIATVVSMIILPIAFPFYP
- a CDS encoding helix-turn-helix domain-containing protein; translation: MNTDMDIDINTMTDTITYKLVEARADLGITQKELASATGISLKTIANIESKQHIPSLLYAMRIADFFHKPVTSLFCYHPGVQQTPSKGDDLNE
- the ttdA gene encoding L(+)-tartrate dehydratase subunit alpha, translating into MSNEAQVKKLTDIMAQFVGFTAKKLPDDVIAKLQEMRDKEDTPMTKVIYDTMFRNQELALKLNRPSCQDTGVLQFWVKCGTRFPFIDDLEALLKEAVIQATVQTPLRHNSVETFDEYNTGKNVGKGTPTVWWDIVPNSDQCEIYTYMAGGGCTLPGNATVLMPGEGYEGVTKFVLDRMTTYGLNACPPLLVGVGVGTSVETAALNSKKALMRPVGSHNDNANAAKMEKLLEDGINSIGLGPQGMGGNYSVMGVNIENTARHPSAIGVAVNVGCWSHRRGHIVFDKDLNFTVDTHTGFEYKEEN
- a CDS encoding nucleotidyl transferase AbiEii/AbiGii toxin family protein; this encodes MFTNPSTLQVIRLEIGALAAWTPAKIASIEPYTAVYYPKIFEQKNTEILTVSPERTFWG
- a CDS encoding helix-turn-helix domain-containing protein → MAEKRCYTVKEVQEMLGISRPTVYELLKKNEFRWIQIGNKYRISKKSFDEWLDQKHDM